A window from Verrucomicrobiota bacterium encodes these proteins:
- a CDS encoding glycosyltransferase family 4 protein, with the protein MRTLLIHQVFVSPREAGGTRHFELGSHVVRSGHEFTIVASSLSYLTGSKAPAASSPEEFGGIRVLRAYTYPALHRSFLWRVISFLSFMLSSVWSALRAGPVDVVMGTSPPIFQAASAWFVAAIRRKPFLLEIRDLWPEFAIDMGVLKNRFLIVMSRWLERFLYARATRILVNSPAYRDYLIAMSVNPAKIDHIPNGVDPDMFVPEAKGENIRMEYDLGDRFVAVYAGALGRANDLPTLLRAAERLKGDTNIVFLIVGDGMERPMLESWVGEKKLTNVLFTGAQPKARMSDFLAAADVCLATLQAIPMFKTTYPNKVFDYMAAGRATLLGIDGVIRSVMEQSGGGVFVPPGDPEAMADAVVRMRDDPARVRAMGLSARAYVVRHFNRKEHAERFVRLLVSMTADRVAREEPCH; encoded by the coding sequence ATGAGGACGCTGCTCATCCATCAGGTCTTTGTGTCGCCACGGGAAGCGGGGGGGACCCGCCACTTTGAGCTCGGCTCTCATGTCGTAAGATCGGGTCATGAGTTTACGATTGTGGCGAGCAGTCTGAGCTATCTTACCGGCAGCAAGGCACCAGCCGCTTCGAGTCCGGAGGAGTTTGGCGGCATCCGAGTGTTGAGAGCTTACACGTATCCCGCGCTGCATCGATCCTTCCTCTGGCGAGTCATCTCGTTTCTCTCCTTCATGCTGAGTTCGGTGTGGTCGGCTTTAAGGGCGGGCCCGGTGGATGTGGTGATGGGGACGTCCCCGCCGATCTTCCAGGCGGCGTCGGCATGGTTTGTGGCCGCGATCAGGCGCAAACCTTTTTTATTGGAGATTCGGGATCTTTGGCCCGAGTTTGCCATTGACATGGGGGTGTTGAAGAACCGGTTCTTGATTGTGATGTCGAGATGGCTGGAGCGGTTTCTTTATGCCAGGGCCACCCGAATCCTCGTCAACTCACCCGCGTATCGAGATTACCTGATTGCGATGTCGGTGAATCCCGCCAAGATCGACCATATCCCGAATGGAGTCGATCCGGACATGTTTGTTCCGGAGGCCAAGGGAGAAAACATTCGGATGGAATATGACCTGGGCGATCGCTTTGTGGCCGTCTACGCGGGAGCCCTCGGACGAGCGAACGATTTGCCAACGTTGCTGCGGGCCGCCGAGCGATTGAAGGGGGACACGAACATCGTGTTTCTGATCGTGGGCGACGGCATGGAGCGTCCCATGCTGGAATCATGGGTTGGGGAGAAAAAACTGACCAATGTCCTCTTTACGGGCGCGCAACCCAAGGCGCGCATGAGTGATTTTCTGGCCGCGGCAGACGTTTGTCTGGCCACGCTGCAAGCGATCCCCATGTTCAAAACCACTTACCCGAACAAGGTGTTTGATTACATGGCGGCTGGCCGGGCGACGTTGCTAGGCATCGATGGTGTCATCCGTTCCGTGATGGAGCAGAGCGGAGGGGGGGTGTTTGTGCCTCCGGGTGATCCGGAAGCCATGGCGGACGCGGTGGTGAGGATGCGCGATGATCCCGCCCGCGTTCGCGCCATGGGGTTGTCGGCGAGGGCTTATGTTGTTCGTCACTTCAACCGGAAGGAACACGCGGAGAGGTTCGTTCGCCTGCTGGTTTCCATGACGGCGGATCGAGTGGCTCGCGAGGAACCATGCCATTGA